The genomic window AACCACTTTAGTTCGATTAGTACCctattttagttttgttttgtttcttgcttTGTTAGTTTTAGGCTTAGTTAAGTTGTCTAAGACTAAAttcttagatttttatttaacattgaGTCCACTACAGTAGTTATACCCGTTGTTGCATTTAAGTGTGTTGCAACCTTTATGTTATTGCATCTGGGTTTGCAGCCTTCTTACTACTGCAACCTTTCTCTTCGTGCATCTTTTGAAGGTTATTCAAAGTCTCAACTTTTCCTACTGCTCAagctttattttactttatctAAGGAGTACACTTGATAAGATTCTGATTGTTGAATCTTGGAGGTAGGATGCTAGTTCCATAGTACATTGAGACTGATCTTAGAAGAAGGCAAATCTACTTTAAAGACGGTACTTTATTGCACCTCGATGACACTAATCTAACAAATGTcctaatttcaatttttaaccTTGTCCCATTTATTCTATTTTGGGCTTAATTAGTTCAGTTTTTTTTACCCTAGAGTTGAAATGTaaggaaatataaaaatgttaaatatcaTTTCTGTCCCAATAGTAGGTTGTAAGAAATTTAATGCTATTGTTCATTCCCAAGTTCAAGgtgaaaaaattgagaagaaaatttgggaaaaaaatattaaatgaaattgtCTTTTATATGAGTGTCTATGGaagattttaaagaaattttttttaattctttattaatttattttccttaaattttcaTCAGTTTCTTTTGGGAAAATGggaacaaaaatattttaatattttctcattttctttctttatgttatatatgtttggttttcaattttttttgaagaaaatatgagaaaaaatagagagaaaaagaaaaaagataatgaaaaataaaaatagatttaaaatcaatatattaatattttatactacttcaaactcattccccttattttaattcttttatataaagattaaaaataaaagtatataagtttttaactaattttaattacatataattttttttcacatttttaacaataaaaacatatatgagaaaatcattttccaagtTCCATTTGATGTTAActactaaaaaaaatgttaaaaaatgattattatttttttaaatatttttttatactatgAAAATATCATTAAAGTATAATCCAACCTTTATAaattatactaattttttttttatgatttctattaaataatatttttttgaaggtTTTGGTCGTCGTgttgaattaataattcaataaatttattagaTGATACATTATAGAAAAATGTGTAGTTTTGTATAAGACTCACTTactatataaattaataatttttaaaagaacaaTGGAAAGCAGTTATGATAGAAGAATTCTTAGCCCTTATAAGAAACAAAACATGGTCCTTAGTGTTTCGACTAGATGGGAGAAAAGCAATTGGATGCAAGTGGATTTTAAGGTTAAAGAAAATTCTATTGGGACAATTAAAAAGTATAAAGCTAGGTTAATAGCTAAGGGCTTTCATCAAGTGGCTAGCTTTGACTTCAATGAAACTTTTGGCCTAGTAGTTAAGCTAACAACTATTAGAGTGGTGTTAACTATTGCTTTAGTAAGCAATTGGGTTGTTAAGCACTTGGATATTAACAATGCATTTCTGAATGGAGACTTATAGAAAGAGGTGTTCATAGAACAACCTCCTAGATTTGTGGATCCTAAGCTACCTCATTTGGTATGCAAAGTACACAAATCCTTATATGGATTAAACCAAGCCTCTAGAGCTTGGTTAGAGAAACTACTTAACGCTCTTTTTGCCTTTGGATTCATCATAGCTAGATCAGATCAATTGTTGTTTATTTGGTTTACTAATACTCATACTATATTTATCCTAGTCTATGTTGAAGACATATTAGTTACTGGATGCAACAGTGAAGAAGTTCAAACTCTTATCAATCaattgaatcaaaattttaccttaaagGATCTTAGTGAAGTATACCATTTCTTAAGCATTTAATTAAGGCATACAACTGAAAGACTTCATCTCTCTCAAACCAAGCACATCAAGAATTTACTTTGCAAAGCTAAGATGCAATTTGCCAAGAATAGTAGTACACCAATGACAAGTGGCCTCAAATTATCCACTTATGAAAGTGATCCTGTGGAGAAAAAGCATAGTTGGAGCCTTACAATATGTAACCATTCTAGACTAGAGATCTCCTATTGTATCAATAGGGTTTGTCAATTCATACAAAATCCACTAGAATCTCACTAGAAATTAGTCAAGAAGATACTAAGATACTTGGGTGGAACTTTGGATTATAGCCTACATCTTAGAAGATCATCTCAGCTCAACTTGGTGGGATTatgtgatgctgattgggccacAGATCCAGATGACAGAAGCTCTACATCAAGTTATTGTGTATTTCTTGGTGCAAACTTGGTGTCATGGTACTTTAAGAAGCAACATACTATTTCTCATTCATCTACAGAAGCTAAATATAGAAGTCTTGCCAACATTGTGGCAGAATTAACTTAGATAACTTCTTTACTTGAGGAGTTAAGGGTAGCTATAACTAAAAGGCCTATAGTCTGGTGCAATAATCTGAGTACACTATAGCTTGTAGCTAATCCTGTATTGCATGATAGGACAAAGCATGTTGAATTAGATCTATACTTTGTTAGAGAGAAAGTTCTATAGAAGAAGGTGATGATTCAACATGTTCCTTCAATAGATCAAACAGAAGATGTCTTAACAAAGCCCATTTCCAGCTCTAAGTTTCCCTTGTTAAGAAACAAACTCAAAGTAGAAGACTTAGCTACTCTGAGTTTGAGGGGGGGCTGTTAAGGCCAATGATTAAGTTGTAAATAGTTAGCTTAATTGTTAGTTTGAGTTGTTAGTTTGTTAGAACAAATTTAGAAGTTGGGAagttaatttcatatttgttaTGAGCTTCTATTTAAACTTCTCTTGTAATCAGTTTCAGTTGTGAATAAGAGTCCTAACATTTTTCTTCAGCAACAAACTCAAGAagttctttgttttcttcaatcctaaatcctttgttttctttaatcCTAATAATTTCAAATGCTTTCATCACAAGTAGTTGATTTTCTCTATTTGTCAAATTTTGTCTCTTCATTtgcaattatttttctcaattccaATCCATACCATTCTCCTCTTTTATTACTTACAATTTCTACCATCCTAGCAAACGACACTTGGTTCCATTATACTAACgtagttttctttttaaaacatttttggaTCAGCTAAGATCTACCTACCGTTAGTGTGATATCACGTTAGACGAAAGAGACGGCCATTAACCGTTGAGCTGTATTAATATCTAGGATATTTTCTAGATaggatagagaaaaaaaatgggtggTGCATAGCGTTTCAGACTGGGTTATAAAGAACTTTATTCGAAGTTGTTTATTTTGggtcaaatcaaattttaaccTTGGCCCAACATGATGATGGATTCTCATGTTTTCACTCATATCTAATTATTTGGCACAGCATAGGGATGGGTAATGgactttgtttatttatgttttaaattttgtgaagttataaattaaataatttgaaaggaTTATTTGAGCAGTGAAGAGGAGCTTAATGAATTAAGATCATATATGAGTTATATTTCTAACTCAATTAATCATTACTTATACCTGAaggtataattgttttttaaaatataacttagagcttgtttggcagACATTTTAGGAagcatttctaatttttttaacacttgaaaataacttttttgataaaaaaattcgAGTATTAGAAAGGTTAGaaacgctttctaaaatcattatcaaatggaCTCTTATCCATGTTCAGTATGTGGTTCTCCAAGGAGTAGTGCCTGGACCAGTGAGGTGTGGAAAGAAGGTATTTAATCTCCTTCTCATCCTTATTTGTCATGATTCTGTTAAATTATTTAAGGCAAACTAAGAAATCAGTTGCTTTATAAACTACTAAAAGATAAATCTAATCAAGTAGCCTTGATAGATATTGGATGGTTGTGTGCAAAATGGAGTGTGTGGTTGTATTAATTAATGGGCTCTTGCTTTCTAACTCATCTGATTAAGCTAATTCACTCCAATTAAAGTTATGTTATCTAATTAACTTCGTAAATTTTTGGTGGGCTTATGACTAAAACAAAGTATGTGGTTTTTTAATCTTCTCTTTGTCTTTCTCTACATCAACATTATATCCAGGATTAGCCTATGATCCTCTAAAAGATCCTATCCAGATCTTGGAGACTTCAGTTGTAAAAAACCTACTAGATACCAAATCTCAATTGCTCTATTGACTATAGGTTATGCATGTAATTGTTCAAGAAGAAATACTTtagattggatttttttttcgaACATAAGAACATACGAAAATGCTCAAGCTTACTGCCTACACAGCTAGCATAATCAATCGCTAATAAAGAAATGATTCATTCACTGTTGGCAAATAGATTCATTTTAACTTCTAACAAAATGCAGCTATTCCATTTCATGGTATCGAATAGTAATTAATACAATCTCTTTCTTATTTCGGATGAAAATATTGTCTCTAGCATACTTCGTAAAGCATAAATTGTCTTTTCATTCAGATTGCTATCAGCCATATGGAACCGAAGTTCTGATAAAGAGTGGAGTATCAAGCACGCGTCCTGCGAAGAAATTGCAGTTTGATCTTGTTCAGCTTGACGACCACGTCTTTTATGCCTTTCCTCTCTTCAGGCAAGTCCCTCGAACACTCTAAGCCTAATTCCATAATAGCAAGAAGAAGATTACTTTGTGTGGCCATCACATCTCCTCCAGCTTCACCATCTTCTATACTCAATAAGCCACCATCAACAACTTCCATTACGTTTTCAGGAAGTGATGCATTTACCCATTGCCTCAAACTCAGCTCTTCAGAGAACATTTCATCAGTCGGTTTCTTTCTTGTGAAGATCTCCAACAGCATAATCCCGTAGCTGTAAACATCACCTTTTGTAGATACTCTTCCTTCAGAACCATACTCTGTAAAACATTCAAACCAACAAAACCATATTAATCAAACGGCACATTATATCAAGAATAAAATGTCTAGAATTGAGAAGATTTACCTGGTGCAATATAGCCGAGAGTACCCAGGGTCTTTGTCTGTGTTACAACCTTGTTTTCTACTAAAATCTTTGCAAGACCAAAGTCGCCCACATGTGCAACCATGTCATCATCTAGGAGGACATTGCTGGGCTTCAAATCACAGTGAACCACAGGCTCTGATTGACTATGATGGAGATATTCCAAAGCTAAGGCAACATCCAACATGATGCTTACTCTTTGAAAGAGATTCAAGCAGTAGTTATGAGAATATAACCACTTCTCAAGACTGCCGTTGGACATGTATTGCAAAACCAAAGCTCTTACATCAAGGTTTGAACATGAACTTATGACTTTGATGAGATTCCTATGTCGAATCCTTGCTAGTACCTTACATTCTGCATCAAAACTTTTAAAAGCACCTTCGAGTCGCAAATTCAGGACTTTAACTGCAACAGTTGTACCATCAGATAGAATTCCTTTGTATACTGAACCAAAACTTCCCACTCCAAGCAAGTTGGTTTCACAGAAGCTATTTGTGGCACGTTGAAGCTCCAGATATGAAATCATCCTGTGCTGAATTGAAGGTAACAAATCAACCAAATTTTGAATTCGTAGTTTACCTTTTCTATAATTCTTCAGCATATAATAGAGAGCTCCAAATACTACAACTGCTGCAATGCCTGGAAGAACGTATTTGAGAAGAACTTGCTTAGTCTTTGATTCCTGTGTTCTATTAGTTGGACAAGGTGATACTAGTAAGATTGAGCGCCCACAAAGTGCTTTGTTCTCCAAAAATGATTGAGCTGTGAAGTTCACAAAAGGGCCCCCATTCGGGATCTCTCCTGATAGATTGTTGAAAGACAAATTCAAATACTTGAGATGTGAAAGTGCCTCAAAAGACTTGGGTATTGTGCCAGATAGATTGTTTTGTGAAAGATCCATGAATTCCAACGCTCTCAACTTGCCAAGTGTTTCTGGAATTGCTTCTTGGAAAGAGTTTCTCGACAAGTTGAGGGAATATAGGCTTTCAAAGGTCCCAAGGATGCCTGGGATATTTCCAATGAGTTTGTTCCAAGATAAATCTATATCCTCTATGACAGTCAGAGTTCCCATGTCTGAAGGTAGGGATCCGCCAAGAGAATTGAATGATAAATTCAAGAACAAGAGGTTTCCAAGGCTCCATAGACCTGTTGGTATTGAGGAGGTCAAACTATTGGAACTCAGGAATAGCTTCTGTAATCTACTAAGATTTCCAATGCAATGTGGGATTGACCCAGACAGTTTATTATTATAGAGTGATAATTCCCCCAGGTCCCTTAAACCACAAAGCTCTTCTGGAATGGGCCCTTCAAGCTcgttattaaaaatattcatcCTTTGTAGATTCTCCAATCTTCCAATTGTTGATGGGATGTTTCCATTCAGATTGTTGTCGCCCAATTCAAGTGTACCCAAGTTTTTCAAAGAACCAATCCCTGAAGGAATATGACCCTTTAGTTGGCATCCAAATGCAACAATATTTCTAACGTGGTTTGACAAATTCCCAATCGAATTTGGTATGATGCCACCCAGGGGATTGTTCGGCATAGTTATCTCTTCTAAAAGTCTGCAGTTTGTTAAAGCAGTAATGAAACTAAGTTCAGGCCTTCCCGGTTCTACTTTTAGCTGATTTTCTCCAAGAGAAAGGGTTTGGAGGAATTTTAAGTTGCCTAGGCTTGGGGGTATTGGTCCCGTGAATAAATTGTTGCCAATATCAATCTTAGTGAGCTGAGAATAGTTCGAAAGAGATGGAGGAATTTTTCCACTAAGGCCATTCCCTGCTAGAAAGAGAACCATAAGATTAGGAAGCCCAAGCCCAGTCGTTGATGGAAGATTTCCAGAAAGATTGTTTTTTACAACGGACAGAATTTGTAGAGAGGAGATGTTGAAGATTTCTTGTGGTATTGCCCCAGTGAGCTCATTTAATTCCAGGACCAGATAACTTAGATTCAAAAGATTTCCCAAGGTACTCGGTATGCTACCTTGGATTTTGTTGTCCTCTAAGAATAGAATCTGTAAGCTTGAAATGTTGCCAATGGAGGATGGAATGGGTCCTGTCAAATGGTTACCACCAAGATACAGCTCCTCAAGATTTCGTAAACTCCCGATTTCTTCTGGTATTTGTCC from Vitis vinifera cultivar Pinot Noir 40024 chromosome 9, ASM3070453v1 includes these protein-coding regions:
- the LOC100268109 gene encoding probable LRR receptor-like serine/threonine-protein kinase At3g47570; this translates as MLMERFSFLYLVGALSVQSCLLLLAASPSNFTDQSALLAFKSDIIDPTHSILGGNWTQETSFCNWVGVSCSRRRQRVTALRLQKRGLKGTLSPYLGNLSFIVLLDLSNNSFGGHLPYELGHLYRLRILILQNNQLEGKIPPSISHCRRLEFISLASNWLSGGIPEELGILPKLDSLLLGGNNLRGTIPSSLGNISTLELLGLRETGLTGSIPSLIFNISSLLSIILTGNSISGSLSVDICQHSPNIEELLFTDNQLSGQLPSGIHRCRELLFASLSYNRFDGQIPEEIGSLRNLEELYLGGNHLTGPIPSSIGNISSLQILFLEDNKIQGSIPSTLGNLLNLSYLVLELNELTGAIPQEIFNISSLQILSVVKNNLSGNLPSTTGLGLPNLMVLFLAGNGLSGKIPPSLSNYSQLTKIDIGNNLFTGPIPPSLGNLKFLQTLSLGENQLKVEPGRPELSFITALTNCRLLEEITMPNNPLGGIIPNSIGNLSNHVRNIVAFGCQLKGHIPSGIGSLKNLGTLELGDNNLNGNIPSTIGRLENLQRMNIFNNELEGPIPEELCGLRDLGELSLYNNKLSGSIPHCIGNLSRLQKLFLSSNSLTSSIPTGLWSLGNLLFLNLSFNSLGGSLPSDMGTLTVIEDIDLSWNKLIGNIPGILGTFESLYSLNLSRNSFQEAIPETLGKLRALEFMDLSQNNLSGTIPKSFEALSHLKYLNLSFNNLSGEIPNGGPFVNFTAQSFLENKALCGRSILLVSPCPTNRTQESKTKQVLLKYVLPGIAAVVVFGALYYMLKNYRKGKLRIQNLVDLLPSIQHRMISYLELQRATNSFCETNLLGVGSFGSVYKGILSDGTTVAVKVLNLRLEGAFKSFDAECKVLARIRHRNLIKVISSCSNLDVRALVLQYMSNGSLEKWLYSHNYCLNLFQRVSIMLDVALALEYLHHSQSEPVVHCDLKPSNVLLDDDMVAHVGDFGLAKILVENKVVTQTKTLGTLGYIAPEYGSEGRVSTKGDVYSYGIMLLEIFTRKKPTDEMFSEELSLRQWVNASLPENVMEVVDGGLLSIEDGEAGGDVMATQSNLLLAIMELGLECSRDLPEERKGIKDVVVKLNKIKLQFLRRTRA